The Ranitomeya variabilis isolate aRanVar5 chromosome 7, aRanVar5.hap1, whole genome shotgun sequence genome includes a window with the following:
- the TMEM186 gene encoding transmembrane protein 186 isoform X1, with amino-acid sequence MKRIVREDNMSAAGYISMAQLIIRSWWIRPSCQPLSVQLCKSDVPCRTSFVGCGRITHPSRTDVSQLLSSTNKKWIETSSLFRTASPLSTKTDDSTKFTLIYKFPGIRYCRVVSRMKLLQTTLTILVLPPVYYFYLQGQLSQFAAVYCTGATLCAGVMLYGMSYYLRRIIGMLYVDEDLKTVKVSYMTFWGNRRNILVPINDVKQLSETGDTKGEILRQFARYSDPHILYFTTRYGLVLDREKFAAVFGE; translated from the exons ATGAAGAGGATTGTCCGAGAAGACAATATGTCCGCAG CAGGTTACATCTCCATGGCACAGCTCATCATTCGATCCTGGTGGATCAGACCTTCATGTCAACCGCTTTCGGTCCAGTTGTGTAAATCTGATGTGCCTTGCAGAACCTCCTTTGTTGGCTGTGGGAGAATTACTCACCCATCACGTACAGATGTTTCCCAGTTATTGTCCTCTACAAATAAGAAGTGGATAGAAACCTCGAGTTTATTCCGTACAGCTTCACCGCTCAGCACAAAGACTGATGACTCCACCAAGTTTACACTAATCTACAAGTTTCCAGGCATCCGATACTGTAGGGTGGTCTCCAGGATGAAACTTTTGCAGACCACCTTGACCATATTGGTTCTTCCTCCCGTTTATTATTTCTATTTACAAGGACAACTCTCCCAGTTTGCTGCAGTTTATTGCACTGGAGCCACTCTTTGTGCAGGCGTCATGCTGTATGGTATGAGCTATTACCTGCGTAGAATTATTGGGATGCTATACGTGGACGAAGACCTAAAAACTGTGAAGGTTTCCTATATGACTTTTTGGGGAAACAGaagaaatattttggttccaattaATGATGTAAAACAACTTTCAGAAACCGGAGATACTAAGGGGGAGATTCTCCGTCAGTTTGCAAGATACAGTGATCCCCATATTCTGTACTTCACTACTCGGTATGGATTGGTCTTGGATAGAGAGAAGTTTGCTGCGGTTTTTGGAGAATAA
- the TMEM186 gene encoding transmembrane protein 186 isoform X2, producing the protein MAAAGYISMAQLIIRSWWIRPSCQPLSVQLCKSDVPCRTSFVGCGRITHPSRTDVSQLLSSTNKKWIETSSLFRTASPLSTKTDDSTKFTLIYKFPGIRYCRVVSRMKLLQTTLTILVLPPVYYFYLQGQLSQFAAVYCTGATLCAGVMLYGMSYYLRRIIGMLYVDEDLKTVKVSYMTFWGNRRNILVPINDVKQLSETGDTKGEILRQFARYSDPHILYFTTRYGLVLDREKFAAVFGE; encoded by the coding sequence CAGGTTACATCTCCATGGCACAGCTCATCATTCGATCCTGGTGGATCAGACCTTCATGTCAACCGCTTTCGGTCCAGTTGTGTAAATCTGATGTGCCTTGCAGAACCTCCTTTGTTGGCTGTGGGAGAATTACTCACCCATCACGTACAGATGTTTCCCAGTTATTGTCCTCTACAAATAAGAAGTGGATAGAAACCTCGAGTTTATTCCGTACAGCTTCACCGCTCAGCACAAAGACTGATGACTCCACCAAGTTTACACTAATCTACAAGTTTCCAGGCATCCGATACTGTAGGGTGGTCTCCAGGATGAAACTTTTGCAGACCACCTTGACCATATTGGTTCTTCCTCCCGTTTATTATTTCTATTTACAAGGACAACTCTCCCAGTTTGCTGCAGTTTATTGCACTGGAGCCACTCTTTGTGCAGGCGTCATGCTGTATGGTATGAGCTATTACCTGCGTAGAATTATTGGGATGCTATACGTGGACGAAGACCTAAAAACTGTGAAGGTTTCCTATATGACTTTTTGGGGAAACAGaagaaatattttggttccaattaATGATGTAAAACAACTTTCAGAAACCGGAGATACTAAGGGGGAGATTCTCCGTCAGTTTGCAAGATACAGTGATCCCCATATTCTGTACTTCACTACTCGGTATGGATTGGTCTTGGATAGAGAGAAGTTTGCTGCGGTTTTTGGAGAATAA
- the TMEM186 gene encoding transmembrane protein 186 isoform X3: MSAAGYISMAQLIIRSWWIRPSCQPLSVQLCKSDVPCRTSFVGCGRITHPSRTDVSQLLSSTNKKWIETSSLFRTASPLSTKTDDSTKFTLIYKFPGIRYCRVVSRMKLLQTTLTILVLPPVYYFYLQGQLSQFAAVYCTGATLCAGVMLYGMSYYLRRIIGMLYVDEDLKTVKVSYMTFWGNRRNILVPINDVKQLSETGDTKGEILRQFARYSDPHILYFTTRYGLVLDREKFAAVFGE; encoded by the coding sequence CAGGTTACATCTCCATGGCACAGCTCATCATTCGATCCTGGTGGATCAGACCTTCATGTCAACCGCTTTCGGTCCAGTTGTGTAAATCTGATGTGCCTTGCAGAACCTCCTTTGTTGGCTGTGGGAGAATTACTCACCCATCACGTACAGATGTTTCCCAGTTATTGTCCTCTACAAATAAGAAGTGGATAGAAACCTCGAGTTTATTCCGTACAGCTTCACCGCTCAGCACAAAGACTGATGACTCCACCAAGTTTACACTAATCTACAAGTTTCCAGGCATCCGATACTGTAGGGTGGTCTCCAGGATGAAACTTTTGCAGACCACCTTGACCATATTGGTTCTTCCTCCCGTTTATTATTTCTATTTACAAGGACAACTCTCCCAGTTTGCTGCAGTTTATTGCACTGGAGCCACTCTTTGTGCAGGCGTCATGCTGTATGGTATGAGCTATTACCTGCGTAGAATTATTGGGATGCTATACGTGGACGAAGACCTAAAAACTGTGAAGGTTTCCTATATGACTTTTTGGGGAAACAGaagaaatattttggttccaattaATGATGTAAAACAACTTTCAGAAACCGGAGATACTAAGGGGGAGATTCTCCGTCAGTTTGCAAGATACAGTGATCCCCATATTCTGTACTTCACTACTCGGTATGGATTGGTCTTGGATAGAGAGAAGTTTGCTGCGGTTTTTGGAGAATAA
- the TMEM186 gene encoding transmembrane protein 186 isoform X4, with translation MSAGYISMAQLIIRSWWIRPSCQPLSVQLCKSDVPCRTSFVGCGRITHPSRTDVSQLLSSTNKKWIETSSLFRTASPLSTKTDDSTKFTLIYKFPGIRYCRVVSRMKLLQTTLTILVLPPVYYFYLQGQLSQFAAVYCTGATLCAGVMLYGMSYYLRRIIGMLYVDEDLKTVKVSYMTFWGNRRNILVPINDVKQLSETGDTKGEILRQFARYSDPHILYFTTRYGLVLDREKFAAVFGE, from the coding sequence GTTACATCTCCATGGCACAGCTCATCATTCGATCCTGGTGGATCAGACCTTCATGTCAACCGCTTTCGGTCCAGTTGTGTAAATCTGATGTGCCTTGCAGAACCTCCTTTGTTGGCTGTGGGAGAATTACTCACCCATCACGTACAGATGTTTCCCAGTTATTGTCCTCTACAAATAAGAAGTGGATAGAAACCTCGAGTTTATTCCGTACAGCTTCACCGCTCAGCACAAAGACTGATGACTCCACCAAGTTTACACTAATCTACAAGTTTCCAGGCATCCGATACTGTAGGGTGGTCTCCAGGATGAAACTTTTGCAGACCACCTTGACCATATTGGTTCTTCCTCCCGTTTATTATTTCTATTTACAAGGACAACTCTCCCAGTTTGCTGCAGTTTATTGCACTGGAGCCACTCTTTGTGCAGGCGTCATGCTGTATGGTATGAGCTATTACCTGCGTAGAATTATTGGGATGCTATACGTGGACGAAGACCTAAAAACTGTGAAGGTTTCCTATATGACTTTTTGGGGAAACAGaagaaatattttggttccaattaATGATGTAAAACAACTTTCAGAAACCGGAGATACTAAGGGGGAGATTCTCCGTCAGTTTGCAAGATACAGTGATCCCCATATTCTGTACTTCACTACTCGGTATGGATTGGTCTTGGATAGAGAGAAGTTTGCTGCGGTTTTTGGAGAATAA
- the TMEM186 gene encoding transmembrane protein 186 isoform X5: MAQLIIRSWWIRPSCQPLSVQLCKSDVPCRTSFVGCGRITHPSRTDVSQLLSSTNKKWIETSSLFRTASPLSTKTDDSTKFTLIYKFPGIRYCRVVSRMKLLQTTLTILVLPPVYYFYLQGQLSQFAAVYCTGATLCAGVMLYGMSYYLRRIIGMLYVDEDLKTVKVSYMTFWGNRRNILVPINDVKQLSETGDTKGEILRQFARYSDPHILYFTTRYGLVLDREKFAAVFGE; encoded by the coding sequence ATGGCACAGCTCATCATTCGATCCTGGTGGATCAGACCTTCATGTCAACCGCTTTCGGTCCAGTTGTGTAAATCTGATGTGCCTTGCAGAACCTCCTTTGTTGGCTGTGGGAGAATTACTCACCCATCACGTACAGATGTTTCCCAGTTATTGTCCTCTACAAATAAGAAGTGGATAGAAACCTCGAGTTTATTCCGTACAGCTTCACCGCTCAGCACAAAGACTGATGACTCCACCAAGTTTACACTAATCTACAAGTTTCCAGGCATCCGATACTGTAGGGTGGTCTCCAGGATGAAACTTTTGCAGACCACCTTGACCATATTGGTTCTTCCTCCCGTTTATTATTTCTATTTACAAGGACAACTCTCCCAGTTTGCTGCAGTTTATTGCACTGGAGCCACTCTTTGTGCAGGCGTCATGCTGTATGGTATGAGCTATTACCTGCGTAGAATTATTGGGATGCTATACGTGGACGAAGACCTAAAAACTGTGAAGGTTTCCTATATGACTTTTTGGGGAAACAGaagaaatattttggttccaattaATGATGTAAAACAACTTTCAGAAACCGGAGATACTAAGGGGGAGATTCTCCGTCAGTTTGCAAGATACAGTGATCCCCATATTCTGTACTTCACTACTCGGTATGGATTGGTCTTGGATAGAGAGAAGTTTGCTGCGGTTTTTGGAGAATAA